The Corylus avellana chromosome ca11, CavTom2PMs-1.0 genome contains the following window.
tgaattaaaaaattatgcaccTTCAATTGGATTTTCAGAAGGAATGGCACCAGCAATTTGAGTCATCTGAGGGGAATAACAAGATGAGCAAAAGGTATCAGTATCCGAGCTATCCGAGCTGGAAAAAGAAGATGAGAGGGCTTGTGGTGGATAATGAAGAATTGTGCCGAGTGGTGGAGAAGGGAATTATGAGTTTGTAACTTGTGTGGTGTGAAAACACAAGCTGTAGAGATTGGGGAGGCTGCAGTGGAGCTCATTGGTTCTGGAGCAACTTTTAATCTCATTGTCATTGACAGGTTTCTGCCTTCCATGACTGGGCCtgaggtatatatatttatatatattactttcttCCCATTTGCCATTCATGAATATTAAACCAAAACATAATATTCCTTATTATGTCAAGTGTTAGACTGCTAGGAAGATGCGTGAGATGGGCGTTGAAAGCAAGATTATAGGTCTTTTTGCATTGTATTTTGaaggagatgaagaagaatttGTTGCTGCTGGAGTTGACGACTTCAAGGAAAAGCCACTATCACCCAATTGGTTTGTCCCCATGCTAAGGGAGCTGGACAACTAGATCCATCAATATCAAGCCTTCCAAACTAGAGGACCATTCTAAGTGTTAATTCCCTTGTAATGTTTTCCTATGCTGTTCTTTTGAGCTAATAATGTTGTAATTTGTCCTGCACAATTGAGGTACAATTGTAGTATTAGTGGCAAATTAATTGGCAACAGGAGTAGTAGAGATGTTTGTCCCTGAAAACTCGTGTTCTTGTCCTTGCCTTGGTTCTTTTAGATGAGCATAGATCATTGGCACGCTAAGTTGGTATTTTAGTTCACGGGAgacaagattaaaaaataaagttgaacaaaacttgattaaaaatattaaaaaagataaCTACATAGATATACATTCTTAGTTTCTTACCTCTATGATAATTCTCAAGTGAAATttcttgtaatatatataaatattatacaGTAGTAAGACTTCAACAAGAAATTAATCTCAACACAATAAAGAAATCCAAAATGTATACATATGATTCTCACATCAAAGTAGGAGGatacctttttctctttctgaTTTGATGTGCGTATATGTGTAGGGGTGAATAACTGCCCGGTAACCGCTAACTGCATTAACTGCATTTAAAGGCAATTAGGAAAAACTGCTAACTGCATAGGCGATTAcggttttaagttttgaaaaaatcgttaaccgctaactgcctaacTCTTCGAATTACTTTTCCCTCTTTTGACATCCACTAATCTCTCTATCGCTTCCTTCGTGTCGTACCAAAATATAGTAGTATGACTGTATGGGATCAAAATAAACCATGctctaaattattttgttgtCACTTTCTAATGAATAGAGAGATGCCCCTAGCTAGGCCCTAATTACACCCTTTTGCATAGATACCTCcatttaaggaaaaaatcaCATTGCTAGATTTTCTGAATTTTAACACAATCCAACTGATATTCTGGTCTCACTAGAAACGTGACACATGCATGTAAATgacaccaatatatatatatatatatatatatatatatatgatgagatAAAAGAACAGTACCTCTGCCCTTTAAGCGATGCttttttataattatgaaaTGCTATCAATCATATCAtactatataatatatataatatatatattatatttgcaTGCACTAAAATTTAGatcatgtttatatatattgtacgTGTTCGTTAAATTGTGAGTGAGATGAGGTGGCATGTATTCGGTTATAGTTCTGTTATTCTGTTTGATTTCTCGATCGATCCATTAGCTGCTATTTGATTCATTCATTTCTGTGTTTGTATAAATACAGATACACTCACTGTAATTACTATCAAAGCAATACAAGATTTCATATTCTTCATTCTCACTCTTgttaatttcttcttctctctttctttctttctttcatatttctattactctgtttttctttcaatGGAGAGGACTTCTCTGCCGGGGCCATCATCCAAGAAGTTAACCGCTCTTGTTGTCGATGATACACTGCTTACTCGATTGATTCACCGCAATCTCTTGGCCGGTCATGGCATAAAAGCTCAGTTGGCGGAGAACGGCAAAGAAGCCGTTGATTTCATCCGTTCTGGACAACGCTTTGACCTGATTTTGATGGACAAGGAAATGCCTGTCATGGATGGGactgaggtatatatatatgtgtgtgcaaTGCATGCTCACTAATCCAAAATTATATGCCaatcatgattttgtttatttacttaattatattaattactctttatatttaattaatgataGGCAACCAAAGAGCTTCGTAGTATGGGAATTCATTGTTTTATTGCTGGTTTATCGGCAGTCTCATCAGCGGGCGGCAAAGAAGAGTTCAAGCAATCAGGCTTGGATCTCTTTCAAGAGAAGCCTTTGGATGACACTAAGCTCACTTTTATCCTCCAGAAGTTCAAAAACCATATTGCTTGATTAACTACTACAAATTAAGTCTCTTTGTTAGTTCCCTTCAAAATCGATCTCATCAGCATAATAATATAGGAGACTAGTACTGTTTGTTTGCATTTTCTTTAATTCCtagcaaaataatattgcaCTACATGTGTGTAATTTTGTAGAGACAAAAAgtatgcatgcatgatgcacCCATGGACACTAGTATAGTATGGAATCCCAAGGGTtaaagattttctttctttctttctttcttttgggttCTATTAATAAAGTTTGGATTCTTCTATATATGCTTGTGTTGGACTTGAGATATTAATTGCACTCTACTCTACTCTACTCTACTCCTTGTAATTAAAGGCTCTTAGCAGCATTATGCCAATTATAGCTAGATTCCTTAAAAATGCTCATTCGATGACCCCAAGGGTCGGGTTATTCAATCggctcatgaagcggaggtcgcCACTACTTCAAAAATTACTCATCCAAAGAAAATACCCATTAGCTTGATAATGCCAAGTGTCCGGGTCAAGTTGCTGGTTAAAAAGCTATAAGAACTTACCAATAAATACTGATCTGTAGCATCcattgtgcatatatatatatatatatgatatgtcTTTTCTATCAAGCATGCCATTTGCAATTACTTCATGTTATATATGTAACGATATATGCATGGGATTTTGCTCATGTTGTCTTTGAATGCCATCCACACAAACCATTATAGTGATCTTTTCTTTGGAATAATAGGAATATTTTCAACTTGCTAACACAAACGTCAAGTAGATCATAAATTTTACTTGGTATTATTAGTACACGTGATAAGGGAGCAAGATAATATGGATGGGTTTTAACCTCAGAAAATATagagattttttcaaaattcttctatcagcattttttttaaccaaatgaTCACTTGGTCGGTGCCATCGTTGCCACTACCCCTTCCAAAGTCGTCCGGAGTATATATCCAGATTATATGAGGACCCATATCAAAATATCCCTCCACGTgagatggatatatatatttctaagtGTGTAtaagcggttgcggttagtagttattgggtaaaatcgctaaccgcaaccgcctaagGTGCAACTGCTCCGCTTAGGCGGTTAACAGTTATTTAAATCAATAACTGGTGgttttataacctttttttttattattactattttaataTAGGCTTTTTGAGGTGGTTTGGGCTTTTTGTGCCTattttttaggcttattttaaatagttttgggtTAAAGTGttccaaaaaacaaagaatatgaTGAAACTCTATCCCTAACTCGTATTTAAAATGACAAAGATTTTGTGTTTAACACCAAAATGTCattgttttaatgttatattttgaatataaaatataaaatatatatttttattattatatatataagggtaggtggttagcggttattaaccacTTTTTCCTACCCCTAAAACCACTAACCCCCTCACCCTAGGCGATTAGCGATTTTTTATAATTACTGTtatacggttagtggttaacgGTTGCAGAGCAATTATAACCGCCCCGTTTGTGCACCCCCGGATATTTCTAGTAATCCTATTAAAATTTCATGTGAAAACTACATGGTCAAAgaacaaatatcaatttaatagacttaATTTATCCTTTGAACCTTTCAATTGGGATTGAACAACAACTTTTGAATGTATATATGGGAATCGTAATGAGGAAGACAATTATCTCGGTCTCCGGCTGCTCCATTCTCTTTGAAGAAGAAATCTAAGTCCCCATGATTTTACTTTCCTTTTCTACAAAACCTTCTGGAACTCTGTTAAGCAAGTGGTTCTTGAATACATTTGGAATTTTTCAAAAGAAGATTCCCAAACAAACAAGGCCGAGTCGATCTGTTAACCATCCAAGAAAACTTAGTCTTCTTGATTATTAATGAAgttatgattttattattatttttttaaaaaaaaagtagggaaTAACATTTGCAAACACATGAAAAACCCAAGTGTAGTTCCTaatgggtagctcaattggctgagGGCCACACCTCATAAAacaaaagtcactagttcgaattcctcctccttccttttgtgcgaacatgttaaaaaaaaaaaaacaaaaaaaccaagtGCAACGGTTATGCTAATACTTGTTTCTGAAAATGAACTCTAATAAGTTAAATTTTTGGCATTAAACGTAAATCATAATTCAAAGTTAAGTTGGTCAAAAGgaaatttcattgaaatttgTTTTGGAATTCGGATCCCCTCCCATTACTTAGAAAAATGAGTTTCTCGTTTTCTTAATCTTAGCCGTCAGATGAATCTAAGGGTACAAGATATATAACCCAATATTATAGTAATTGTTTTCTAATTAAGCAACATATTGATCGCAAGTACCgttaaatgatgatttatggtTTCACGACAAGAACTTGAATATTGTCTTTGTAGTTCGTGTACCATTTCAATTGAATATTACATTGGTTTGACTTCACTTATTGAGGGAGAATTTTAGCTTACATGTGAAGAGGAGTGTTAAATTATTAAgtaaataattgaatttaccATTTTTTAGTAGCttcaacttttgagataaatagtaatttaaaataGGTCAAGTTTTATCTTAATTAGGAAGTGTGCAAAGTAGACTCTATATATTGTTTGTAATGTTCTGATGATTAATTAgtatttatattcttatttattaaaaaaataataaaaagaagcgGGCACAGACACTAGAAAATCTCATATATTAccttgaaaaagaagaaatctgGCTACTGAATCATATTATAAATGCAACAGTTACTTTGCTGCGTACATCgagttttagccaataaccgctaattgtAACTGTATTTTTGCCCCGGccctaactatatatatatgtttgtaatgTTCCGATCATTAATTAgtatttatattcttatttattaataaaaaaggtGTAGATGCTAGAAAATCGTAGATATTAccttgaaaaagaagaaatctaGCTACTGGATTTTATTATAAATGCAACGGTTACTTTGCCACGTATCTCGAGTTATTGCTAGTGTCTAAACATTTTTTGCCAACTGGATGTGGTAggatagagaaaaatgtgaaccctgcttcatatatatatatatatatatatatatatatataccaacattGTTACCAACACTTACATATATACCAACATTGTTACCAACACTTACATTGTTGCCAACATCAAGCTTTTGAAGACTTTGGCGGTAATAGTGTTGTTCTTGggctttttattttcatttttcctttcttatatTTGAAGTCTAATACTGTTGTTTCCTCCTTAGAAAATGCAGGCAATTGTTTTCAACACCTTTATATATCATAAAGTTCTTGCATTTCTAGCCACAACAtgtaacctctttttttttttttttttcttcgagtAATAGGGAGCAGCCATAGTGGCTTTCCTATAAGGGtatgaccatatatatatatagtactagtAGCACTTCTATGTTGTGAATTAATGACATGAGTGGCCTAGACCGAAAAAATGCAAACGCTCCCTCAAATCGGTTAAACCATAACCTAACTCAACCATATCGAAGGCATTAGTAAACACCTAGCTAGTGGCATGGAAATAATCCCAAGCTCACCATTTTGGGATTCAACCCAAAGACCTATAACCTACCAAACCACTTGGGAGTAAGCCAAGTGCCACTAGAGGGTGGTGGTAAAAGATTGAgcctaaatttaaaattttgtatataaGGGTGTGAGTTTCAAGCCTGATATGTCCCAAAAAAATATCAGGAttgaaatctctaaaatttgtTGTTCGAATTACACGTAATTCAAGCAGCTCTACAGAGAGGACAAGTGAGCTCCAAACCTCAAGCAACCTTGAGCATTTGGGTCTCAGACCTTTCAAAATATCAAAGCAGAAAAAGTAATAACCTAAAAAGAGCTTTTGCGCATCTTTTACTAATTAGCTACAACTTTTATTTATAGCTATTAACTGCTTGCTTTTGAAGTCTTTCCAAGTATTTTTCTGTAAAATGAAGCTCTTCAGTTTGTTGAtcaggaagaaaaagaaaggtgtGGAGGAGATTTGTAATTTTTGTCTTCTAGATGATATATATCACTTGGTTATATATAGAGGCTACTGCTTGGTTTCCTTAACGTCAAAATTAGCTCATCAATTAATTTGTTCATGGCCACCTTCTTCTTGTGCAGAGGTTATTAATTGGAATTTAAGAAGGAATGGCACCAGCAATTGAAGGAATGGCACCGGGAATTGAATCATCTAAGGGGAATAACAAGATGAGCAAAGGGTATCAATATCCGAGCtggaagaagaagttgagagGACTTGTGGTGGATAATGAAGAATTGTGCCGAATGGTTGAGAAGGGAATTATGGGTTTGTGTGGTGTGGAAACACAAGCTGTGGAAACTGGAGAGGCTGCAGTGGAGCTCATTGCTTCTGGAGCAACTTTCGATCTCATTGTCATTGACATGATTCTGCCTTCCATGACTGGGCCTGaggtatatatttatatattttactttcttcCCATGCCCTTCCATTAACACAAGGGCCAAGCTCCATTATCTAGTTTTTCATTATCAACTTTTTACAAGTATATTCTGACACTTTTGAGGAGATAAATTGCCACATGGTGGCTTAGCACCATGTATCACTCATTCACCCTATGACATGGGTCTTGATGAGGAAATCAATGATTTAAGTGGGGGAGATTGTGACACTCTAAAAAATTAGTCCTCTATTAGAAAGATCTAAGTGATTCTAGAGATAAGCTCTAAGTACACTTTGACTAATAGTTATAGAGTAAATGTGACTAGCATTTTCATGATTCGTTATGTTTGAGCTTACATTTGCTTCTTCATGCACCATCCATtcaacatttcttttttcttttttcttcttaagcCAAATGATCGGTAATCATGTGCTCTTCCTTGCAATATGTTAGACTGCTAGGAAGATACGTGGCATGGGCGTTGAAAGCAAGATTTTAGGTCTTACTGGATTGTATTGTGAAAGAGATGAAGAAGAATTTGTTGCAGCTGGAGTTGACGTGTTCATGGAAAAGCCACTATCACCCAATTGGTTGGTCCCCATCCTAAGGGAGCTGGACAACTAGATCCATCATCAAGGCTTCCAAACTAGAAGACCATTCTCATGCTATCGTAACTCAATTTAGTTTCCTTGTAATGTTTTACTATGCTGTTCTTTTGGGTTAATAATGTTGTAATTTGTCATGCACAATTGAGGTACAATTGTAGTATTAGTGGCAAATTGGCAACAGGAGGAGTACTAGAGATGTTTGTCCCTGAAAACTCACGTGTTCTTGTCCTTGCCTTGGTTCTTTTAGATGAGTATAGATCGTTGGCGCGCTAAGTTGGTATCTTAGTTCACGGGATACAAGATTAACAAATAAAGTTTGAACAAAActagattaaaaatattaaaaaatataactacATATATACATTCTTAGTTTCTTACCTCTTTGATAATTCTCAAGTGAAGTTTcttgtaatataaaaattatagagCAAGATAAAATATGAACTTTTAGTACGTAAGACTTCAACAAGAAATTAGTCACAACACAATGAAGAAATCCCAAAGGTATACCTAGCTAGGATTCTCACATCAAAGTGGGAGGATACCTATTTCCTTTTCCGATTTGATGTGCGTATATGTGGTGTTGATTGCAGAATAATgtatgagtaatgttacatatgATCTAGGGTTGAACTAgcatttagagtttttttttttttttggaggggggcggcaaaacttaaaaataaaaaatttgggggtaaaattataattttaaaaaaaatttataagagcatttttaaaacaatttgaaaaaaccTGTGGCTTGGGGGTTTTGAAGCCC
Protein-coding sequences here:
- the LOC132165831 gene encoding uncharacterized protein LOC132165831, producing MERTSLPGPSSKKLTALVVDDTLLTRLIHRNLLAGHGIKAQLAENGKEAVDFIRSGQRFDLILMDKEMPVMDGTEATKELRSMGIHCFIAGLSAVSSAGGKEEFKQSGMAPAIEGMAPGIESSKGNNKMSKGYQYPSWKKKLRGLVVDNEELCRMVEKGIMGLCGVETQAVETGEAAVELIASGATFDLIVIDMILPSMTGPETARKIRGMGVESKILGLTGLYCERDEEEFVAAGVDVFMEKPLSPNWLVPILRELDN